In Saccharothrix syringae, the following are encoded in one genomic region:
- a CDS encoding NAD(P)-dependent oxidoreductase, with translation MDDETHAPVTVIGLGLMGRAPAGALLAAGHPTTVWNRTTSKADQLVAGGARLAPTVDDALVASPLTIICLTDYRAVHDLLGANDVALGGTTLVNLTSGSSTQARDTARWAGQRGARYLDGAVMAIPSTIGTAEAVIPHSGPEEDCQAHEPTLRALGTVTHLGADHGLAALYDVAGLTMMWGVLNAWLQGTALLRTAGVDAATYAPFARRLAVGVAGWLPGYAEQVDRGRFPAEVSALETDARAMAHVVEESEALGVNAELPKLIKAMADRAIAAGHGGEQYPVLIEEFGKPGNG, from the coding sequence ATGGACGACGAAACACACGCACCGGTCACGGTCATCGGACTCGGGCTCATGGGCCGCGCGCCGGCCGGCGCGTTGCTGGCGGCCGGGCACCCCACCACCGTGTGGAACCGCACGACCTCCAAGGCCGACCAGCTGGTGGCCGGGGGCGCACGCCTGGCGCCCACCGTCGACGACGCGCTCGTCGCGAGCCCCCTGACGATCATCTGCCTCACCGACTACCGGGCCGTGCACGACCTGCTCGGCGCGAACGACGTCGCGCTGGGCGGCACCACGCTGGTCAACCTCACCTCGGGCAGCTCGACCCAGGCCCGGGACACCGCCAGGTGGGCCGGGCAGCGCGGCGCCCGCTACCTGGACGGCGCCGTCATGGCCATCCCGAGCACCATCGGGACCGCCGAGGCGGTGATCCCGCACAGCGGGCCGGAGGAGGACTGCCAGGCGCACGAGCCGACCCTCCGCGCCCTCGGCACCGTCACCCACCTGGGCGCCGACCACGGCCTGGCGGCCCTGTACGACGTCGCCGGCCTGACCATGATGTGGGGCGTCCTCAACGCCTGGCTCCAGGGAACCGCCCTGCTCAGGACCGCCGGTGTCGACGCCGCGACCTACGCGCCGTTCGCGCGGCGGCTCGCCGTCGGCGTGGCCGGGTGGCTGCCCGGGTACGCCGAGCAGGTCGACCGCGGTCGTTTCCCGGCCGAGGTGTCGGCCCTGGAGACCGACGCGCGGGCGATGGCGCACGTGGTCGAGGAGAGCGAGGCGCTGGGCGTCAACGCCGAACTGCCGAAGCTGATCAAGGCGATGGCCGACCGCGCGATCGCCGCCGGGCACGGCGGGGAGCAGTACCCGGTGCTGATCGAGGAGTTCGGCAAACCCGGCAACGGCTGA
- a CDS encoding MerR family transcriptional regulator gives MRIGELGRRTGVGAHQLRYYEAQGLLEPDRGANGYREYGEDAVLRVRQIRHLLGAGLSTEDIAYLLPCAVGEAPELLGCPELLAAMRSRLRRLDEQIGRLAQSRDTLADYIDAAEQVGGEHYPPFDGSEPEPVPA, from the coding sequence ATGCGGATCGGGGAACTGGGTCGCCGGACGGGCGTCGGCGCCCACCAGTTGCGCTACTACGAGGCCCAGGGCCTGCTGGAGCCGGACCGCGGGGCGAACGGCTACCGCGAGTACGGCGAGGACGCCGTGCTGAGGGTGCGGCAGATCCGGCACCTGCTGGGGGCCGGTTTGTCCACCGAGGACATCGCCTACCTGCTGCCCTGCGCCGTCGGCGAGGCGCCCGAACTGCTCGGGTGCCCCGAGCTGCTGGCCGCGATGCGGTCGCGGCTGCGGCGGCTGGACGAGCAGATCGGCAGGCTCGCCCAGTCCCGCGACACCCTGGCCGACTACATCGACGCGGCCGAGCAGGTGGGCGGCGAGCACTACCCGCCCTTCGACGGTTCCGAGCCGGAACCCGTCCCCGCCTGA
- a CDS encoding transposase, protein MAFERKYSDEVRNAAVRRVVERRQAEPGNRSILREVAEEFEVGEQSLRIWVKRLDDGMFSAGEAARLRQAPRERLLARIAELEAELEAAHERIGAMAEEIEVLKKASAIFAAELAKR, encoded by the coding sequence ATGGCGTTCGAGCGGAAGTACAGCGACGAGGTGCGCAACGCCGCTGTCCGCCGGGTTGTCGAGCGCCGCCAGGCCGAGCCGGGCAACCGGTCGATCCTGCGCGAGGTGGCCGAGGAGTTCGAGGTCGGCGAGCAGTCGCTGCGGATCTGGGTGAAGCGGCTCGACGACGGCATGTTCAGCGCGGGCGAGGCCGCCCGGCTGCGGCAGGCGCCGCGGGAGCGGTTGCTGGCCCGCATCGCCGAGCTGGAGGCCGAGCTGGAGGCCGCGCACGAGCGGATCGGGGCGATGGCGGAGGAGATCGAGGTGCTGAAGAAGGCTTCCGCGATCTTCGCCGCCGAGCTGGCCAAGCGCTGA
- a CDS encoding dipeptide ABC transporter ATP-binding protein, producing the protein MTPLVRVTDLTVAYRRANGATADTALASVSLDVPRGQVTAVIGESGSGKSTLAHAVVRLLPPNGHITAGRIEFAGEDVLRRGDEDFRALRGRHIGFVPQDPIASLNPTKTVGAQLREAFKLARSPLSPEEVEERIRQDLEDVGFPDPAALLARYPHELSGGMRQRVLVTMAFSQRPELVIADEPTSALDVLVGQEVLRAIHAARARHGTAVVLITHDLALASRHARTVVVLERGEVVEAGPIAEVFANPRHAYTRALLAGSARMAEGRVLGIAEAHLRRAGRTAPPPGPPVVELTSVSKRFGTARRGTRAVDDVSLTVPRGTTFALVGESGSGKTTTSRIILGLERPDRGAVRVLGRDVPGLRRAGLRALRRDMQVVYQSPFESLNPRLSLRGIIGEPLDAYRVGTRAERHARVRELLDLVRLPQSYVDRKPRELSGGQRQRVAIARALALRPQLLVLDEPVSALDATVQARVLDLLTELQRELDLTYFLVTHDLAVVADVAQHVAVMRAGRIVEHGPTSDVVLNPRDDYTRALLAV; encoded by the coding sequence ATGACACCGCTCGTCAGGGTCACCGACCTCACCGTCGCCTACCGGCGCGCGAACGGCGCCACCGCGGACACCGCGCTGGCGTCGGTCTCCCTGGACGTCCCCCGGGGCCAGGTCACCGCGGTGATCGGCGAGTCCGGCTCCGGCAAGAGCACCCTCGCGCACGCCGTCGTGAGGCTGCTGCCGCCCAACGGGCACATCACCGCCGGCCGGATCGAGTTCGCCGGCGAGGACGTGCTGCGCCGCGGCGACGAGGACTTCCGGGCTCTGCGCGGCAGGCACATCGGGTTCGTGCCGCAGGACCCGATCGCCTCGCTCAACCCGACCAAGACCGTCGGCGCCCAGCTGCGCGAGGCGTTCAAGCTGGCCCGCTCGCCGTTGTCGCCCGAGGAGGTCGAGGAGCGCATCCGCCAGGACCTGGAGGACGTCGGCTTCCCCGACCCGGCCGCCCTGCTGGCCCGCTACCCGCACGAGCTGTCCGGCGGCATGCGCCAGCGGGTGCTGGTGACCATGGCGTTCTCGCAGCGCCCCGAGCTGGTCATCGCCGACGAACCGACCAGCGCGCTGGACGTGCTGGTCGGCCAGGAGGTGCTGCGCGCCATCCACGCGGCCCGCGCCCGCCACGGCACCGCGGTCGTGCTCATCACCCACGACCTCGCCCTGGCCAGCCGCCACGCGCGGACCGTGGTGGTGCTGGAACGCGGCGAGGTGGTCGAGGCCGGCCCGATCGCCGAGGTCTTCGCCAACCCCCGGCACGCCTACACGCGGGCCCTGCTGGCCGGCTCGGCGCGGATGGCCGAGGGGCGCGTGCTCGGCATCGCCGAGGCCCACCTGCGGCGGGCCGGGCGGACCGCCCCGCCCCCGGGACCGCCGGTGGTCGAGCTGACCTCGGTGTCCAAGCGGTTCGGCACGGCCAGGCGCGGCACGCGGGCCGTCGACGACGTGTCGCTCACCGTGCCGCGCGGCACGACGTTCGCCCTGGTCGGCGAGTCGGGCTCGGGCAAGACCACCACCAGCAGGATCATCCTCGGCCTGGAACGCCCAGACCGGGGCGCGGTCCGCGTGCTGGGCCGGGACGTGCCCGGCCTGCGCCGCGCCGGGCTGCGCGCCCTGCGGCGCGACATGCAGGTCGTGTACCAGAGCCCGTTCGAGTCGCTGAACCCCCGGCTGTCCCTGCGCGGCATCATCGGCGAGCCGCTGGACGCCTACCGCGTCGGCACCCGCGCCGAGCGCCACGCCCGCGTCCGCGAACTCCTGGACCTGGTCCGGCTGCCGCAGTCCTATGTGGACCGGAAGCCGCGCGAGCTGTCCGGCGGCCAGCGGCAGCGCGTGGCCATCGCCAGGGCCCTGGCCCTGCGCCCGCAACTGCTGGTCCTGGACGAACCGGTGTCCGCGCTCGACGCCACCGTGCAGGCCAGGGTGCTCGACCTGCTCACCGAACTCCAGCGGGAGCTGGACCTGACGTACTTCCTCGTCACCCACGACCTGGCCGTGGTGGCCGACGTGGCGCAGCACGTGGCGGTCATGCGCGCCGGCCGCATCGTCGAGCACGGCCCGACCAGCGACGTGGTCCTGAACCCCCGGGACGACTACACCCGGGCCCTGCTGGCGGTCTAG
- a CDS encoding ABC transporter permease: MTDTTATATAVAEPVPATAPVATRGRRRVRELHLHLALLALLVLVAVFPGLVTWHDPYELDGLPFTAPSGEFWFGTDEIGRDLFSRVVHGLRISLFSSLLAVAVALVVGAVVGVLSGLRPGGPLDRVLGVLTEAVMAIPAVLLALAVITTYGRGAFVAAVAIGVGEATGFARLIRGCVIRAGTLAYVEAARTCGASPLRVVARHVIPSTYSPVVSYTALHFGLAMLAIGSLSYLGFGEAPPSAEWGVLIAGGQKYLAHAWWVAIIPGLALTAVVVLLSRLAHLLQEDHA, translated from the coding sequence GTGACCGACACCACCGCCACCGCCACCGCCGTCGCCGAGCCCGTCCCCGCGACCGCGCCCGTCGCCACCCGCGGGCGCAGGCGTGTCCGCGAACTGCACCTGCACCTGGCGCTGCTCGCCCTGCTGGTGCTCGTCGCGGTCTTCCCGGGCCTGGTGACCTGGCACGACCCGTACGAGCTGGACGGGCTGCCGTTCACCGCGCCGAGCGGCGAGTTCTGGTTCGGCACCGACGAGATCGGCCGCGACCTGTTCTCCCGGGTGGTGCACGGCCTGCGGATCTCGCTGTTCTCCTCGCTGCTCGCGGTCGCGGTGGCGCTGGTGGTCGGCGCGGTGGTCGGCGTGCTGTCCGGCCTGCGCCCCGGCGGCCCGCTCGACCGCGTGCTCGGCGTGCTCACCGAGGCGGTCATGGCCATCCCGGCCGTGCTGCTGGCCCTCGCGGTGATCACCACCTACGGGCGCGGCGCGTTCGTCGCGGCGGTCGCCATCGGCGTCGGCGAGGCCACCGGCTTCGCCCGGCTGATCCGCGGCTGCGTGATCCGGGCCGGCACGCTGGCCTACGTCGAGGCGGCCCGCACCTGCGGCGCGAGCCCGCTGAGGGTGGTCGCCCGGCACGTCATCCCGAGCACCTACTCCCCGGTGGTGTCGTACACGGCGCTGCACTTCGGCCTGGCCATGCTCGCCATCGGCTCGCTGAGCTACCTCGGCTTCGGCGAGGCGCCGCCGTCGGCGGAGTGGGGCGTGCTGATCGCCGGCGGCCAGAAGTACCTGGCGCACGCCTGGTGGGTCGCCATCATCCCCGGCCTCGCGCTGACCGCCGTGGTCGTGCTGCTCAGCCGCCTCGCCCACCTGCTCCAGGAGGACCACGCATGA
- a CDS encoding ABC transporter permease, with the protein MIRVVAAKLARAAAVVLAAYSASFFLLFVLPGDAVLARIGTTDTLGSADVAGLDLDLLRDEVGLSDSLWTQYANGVTGLLRGDLGRSLVTEEPVTRLLAEVLPNTVTLAAVSLAASVPLGFLLAVLAVTPRSRAVRSLASLVPSAYVSLPVFWVGVLFVYLFSTTLGWFPSNGSRGAASLVLPAAVLALLGAAQFAQVLISGLRTELGTTYAAVTAPAKGAGRFHILYRHCLRNASFPFLAVFGLRIGQLLGGTVVVEVVFSRVGLGRLMVDSVKAVDLTVVLGLVVVLAAAYVVVNALVDIGYALLDPRLRRRATTTEARA; encoded by the coding sequence GTGATCCGGGTCGTGGCGGCCAAGCTCGCGCGCGCCGCGGCGGTGGTCCTCGCCGCCTACTCCGCGTCGTTCTTCCTGCTGTTCGTGCTGCCCGGCGACGCCGTGCTGGCCCGCATCGGCACCACCGACACCCTCGGCTCGGCCGACGTCGCGGGCCTGGACCTGGACCTGCTCCGCGACGAGGTCGGCCTGTCCGACAGCCTGTGGACGCAGTACGCCAACGGCGTCACCGGCCTGCTGCGCGGCGACCTCGGCCGCTCCCTGGTCACCGAGGAGCCGGTCACCCGGCTGCTGGCCGAGGTGCTGCCGAACACCGTCACCCTGGCCGCGGTGTCGCTGGCGGCCTCGGTGCCGCTGGGCTTCCTGCTCGCCGTGCTCGCGGTCACCCCGCGGTCGCGGGCGGTCCGCTCGCTGGCGTCGCTGGTGCCGTCGGCCTACGTGAGCCTGCCGGTGTTCTGGGTCGGCGTCCTGTTCGTCTACCTCTTCTCCACCACGCTGGGCTGGTTCCCGTCCAACGGCAGCCGGGGAGCGGCCTCGCTGGTGCTGCCCGCGGCGGTGCTGGCCCTGCTCGGCGCCGCCCAGTTCGCCCAGGTGCTGATCAGCGGCCTGCGCACCGAGCTGGGCACCACGTACGCGGCGGTCACCGCGCCCGCCAAGGGCGCCGGCCGGTTCCACATCCTCTACCGGCACTGCCTGCGCAACGCGTCGTTCCCGTTCCTGGCGGTGTTCGGCCTGCGGATCGGGCAGCTGCTCGGCGGCACGGTCGTGGTCGAGGTGGTGTTCTCCCGCGTCGGGCTCGGCCGGCTCATGGTCGACTCGGTCAAGGCGGTCGACCTGACCGTCGTGCTCGGCCTGGTCGTGGTGCTGGCCGCGGCCTACGTCGTCGTCAACGCCCTGGTCGACATCGGCTACGCGCTGCTCGACCCCCGCTTGCGCCGCCGCGCCACGACCACGGAGGCCCGGGCGTGA
- a CDS encoding ABC transporter substrate-binding protein: protein MKRHPHDATPRVRLPRRAAAALVLGLVLTGCTAGAAGGGGSASGTPVKGGVLKYRAAGGGKPLDPATTTGYGLAVPLRGLVDSLVFNNEDGTFAPWLATGWEVNDNATRYAFTLREGVTFSNGEKLDATAVKLSYQALRDGGAKYAVANQWIGALKEITTPSPNTVVFDLAKPNSSFLQAASSTVLGIVAPATAALPFEKRQEGLGVIGSGPFVAAESRGEEGYTLVRREDYAWPPAPAENQGPAHLDKIEVHHIQDNSIAAAELRSGGLDLLHNTEPADKTEFSTSSEITIRRQPLPGSALGFAVNTDVPGLNDVRVRRALSLAVDRDAVLKRASAIDIAPKSAYTASNPYFTDQSDKIKTDVDGAKRLLDEAGWRPGADGVRAKDGARLAFTLVYSPSTISHEPNIAVVQSQWKDIGVELEFGSLTQAELNQRLQSGDYSFSWGSGTRPDADVLRSTYGGLDEDLDQVFEQILAEPDIAKRRALAARASAIVLDEAYYIPLYDFIQPLAHRNSTHLPLLEATHIPWLGDAWIDQP, encoded by the coding sequence ATGAAGCGCCATCCCCACGACGCGACCCCGCGCGTCCGGCTCCCCAGACGCGCCGCCGCGGCGCTGGTCCTCGGCCTCGTGCTCACCGGCTGCACCGCCGGTGCCGCCGGCGGCGGCGGGAGCGCGAGCGGCACGCCCGTGAAGGGCGGTGTGCTCAAGTACCGGGCGGCCGGCGGCGGCAAGCCGCTCGACCCCGCCACGACCACCGGCTACGGCCTGGCCGTACCGCTGCGCGGCCTGGTCGACTCGCTGGTGTTCAACAACGAGGACGGCACGTTCGCGCCGTGGCTGGCCACCGGGTGGGAGGTCAACGACAACGCCACCCGCTACGCGTTCACGCTGCGCGAGGGCGTCACGTTCAGCAACGGCGAGAAGCTCGACGCCACCGCGGTGAAGCTCAGCTACCAGGCGCTGCGCGACGGCGGCGCCAAGTACGCCGTGGCCAACCAGTGGATCGGCGCGCTCAAGGAGATCACCACGCCGAGCCCGAACACCGTCGTGTTCGACCTGGCCAAGCCGAACTCGTCGTTCCTCCAGGCGGCGTCCAGCACGGTGCTGGGCATCGTCGCGCCGGCGACCGCCGCGCTGCCGTTCGAGAAGCGCCAGGAGGGGCTGGGCGTCATCGGCTCCGGCCCGTTCGTGGCCGCCGAGAGCCGGGGCGAGGAGGGCTACACGCTCGTCCGCCGCGAGGACTACGCCTGGCCGCCCGCGCCGGCGGAGAACCAGGGCCCAGCCCACCTGGACAAGATCGAGGTCCACCACATCCAGGACAACAGCATCGCCGCGGCCGAGCTGCGCTCCGGCGGCCTGGACCTGCTGCACAACACCGAACCGGCGGACAAGACCGAGTTCTCCACCAGCTCGGAGATCACCATCCGGCGCCAACCGCTGCCCGGCTCGGCCCTCGGGTTCGCGGTCAACACCGACGTCCCCGGGCTGAACGACGTGCGGGTCCGCCGCGCGCTGTCGCTGGCCGTCGACCGCGACGCCGTGCTCAAGCGCGCGTCGGCCATCGACATCGCCCCGAAGAGCGCCTACACCGCGAGCAACCCGTACTTCACCGACCAGTCCGACAAGATCAAGACCGACGTCGACGGCGCGAAGCGGTTGCTGGACGAGGCGGGCTGGCGGCCCGGCGCGGACGGCGTGCGCGCCAAGGACGGCGCCCGGCTCGCGTTCACCCTCGTCTACAGCCCGTCGACGATCTCGCACGAGCCCAACATCGCCGTGGTGCAGTCGCAGTGGAAGGACATCGGCGTCGAGCTGGAGTTCGGCAGCCTCACCCAGGCCGAGCTGAACCAGCGGCTCCAGTCGGGCGACTACTCGTTCTCCTGGGGTTCGGGCACCCGGCCCGACGCCGACGTGCTGCGCTCCACCTACGGCGGCCTCGACGAGGACCTGGACCAGGTCTTCGAGCAGATCCTCGCCGAACCCGACATCGCCAAGCGCAGGGCGCTGGCCGCGCGGGCCTCGGCGATCGTCCTGGACGAGGCGTACTACATCCCGCTCTACGACTTCATCCAGCCGCTGGCCCACCGCAACAGCACGCACCTGCCGCTGCTGGAGGCCACCCACATCCCGTGGCTGGGCGACGCGTGGATCGACCAGCCGTGA
- a CDS encoding ABC transporter substrate-binding protein codes for MSKIKIEATSAVFYLPYYVAEEEGYFTDEGLDVELIRHRPTDETGLRFVEDPRRVSSFSSFKLFEAGASQLYNACEWGQLRRSQDSQVNGKVVARRAAVASQAIIVRPDSPYNVPGDLAGVRVGVNFHHGSHYLVLQTLEGFLARADIKLVGIKGKERFEALRDGDIDAVAVMEPWITVAEKQGYKVLAEAHYYGAEIANDSLDAETFTRINRAVTRGVDRIHEDIRPYLKHFIEQAAPVAELVPDDFKPGRLRYVHPGPYPEDHFNRTLDWVASWGLIDSDNDFGRLVDSTKILQEA; via the coding sequence ATGTCAAAGATCAAGATCGAGGCGACCAGCGCCGTCTTCTACCTGCCGTACTACGTGGCGGAGGAGGAGGGCTACTTCACCGACGAGGGGCTCGACGTCGAGCTCATCCGCCACCGGCCCACCGACGAGACCGGCCTGCGGTTCGTCGAGGACCCGCGCCGGGTGTCCTCGTTCAGCAGCTTCAAGCTGTTCGAGGCGGGCGCGTCGCAGCTGTACAACGCGTGCGAGTGGGGCCAGCTGCGCCGCTCCCAGGACAGCCAGGTCAACGGCAAGGTCGTGGCCCGCCGCGCGGCCGTCGCCAGCCAGGCGATCATCGTCCGCCCCGACTCGCCGTACAACGTCCCCGGCGACCTGGCCGGCGTGCGCGTGGGCGTCAACTTCCACCACGGCTCGCACTACCTGGTGCTCCAGACGCTGGAGGGGTTCCTGGCCCGCGCCGACATCAAGCTGGTCGGGATCAAGGGCAAGGAGCGCTTCGAGGCCCTGCGCGACGGCGACATCGACGCCGTGGCCGTGATGGAGCCGTGGATCACGGTGGCCGAGAAGCAGGGCTACAAGGTGCTCGCCGAGGCGCACTACTACGGCGCGGAGATCGCCAACGACTCGCTCGACGCCGAGACCTTCACCAGGATCAACCGGGCCGTCACGCGGGGCGTGGACCGGATCCACGAGGACATCCGGCCCTACCTCAAGCACTTCATCGAGCAGGCCGCGCCGGTCGCCGAGCTGGTCCCGGACGACTTCAAGCCGGGCCGGCTGCGCTACGTCCACCCCGGCCCGTACCCGGAGGACCACTTCAACCGGACGCTGGACTGGGTCGCCAGCTGGGGCCTGATCGACTCGGACAACGACTTCGGCCGGCTCGTCGACTCCACCAAGATCCTCCAGGAGGCATGA
- a CDS encoding MFS transporter, producing the protein MRTQAFGGAAPVAPPGRVPAMPTTVNRRAVLLLCGTTAGFLLLDVHKVSIAIPSIERALHPGPAGIQLIQAAYVFCFAVTLVPAGRVGDAGRRLALTYAGTYLYLAAGVLCAVAPTAGFVIAGRALLGIAAGLLMPQVMGMVQQLFPAAERGRAFGVYGMCVSLVTALGPGLGGLLVTTLGWRGVFVVNVPVGVALLVAAHALLPAVGRDQGGRRRPDVDVVGLAFGGLALVCLLTPFIFTTGRPGDVDARWLALVPAVGLAALFAARGRRRVAAGRSGVIDPALLRIPSFRNGVLVSLTWFAAGPGIALALTLYLQEARGVTPFLAGLLVLPSSATSVLGSWLGGRHVVRLGRVLTGTGMLLVLASALGTVALLHSPLPTAAVLVGIPALQLVQGLGGGLVVSPNHSMTLVDVPAAQGGAAGAIGQLGQRISNSVGVATASTAYYSTIYGVGFTLTDAPASLHRDALDRATAVACLFLCAAVTVVLVDLRRQVRGRSLGRAVVGS; encoded by the coding sequence ATGAGGACGCAGGCGTTCGGCGGCGCGGCACCGGTCGCGCCGCCGGGCCGCGTTCCCGCCATGCCCACCACCGTGAACCGCCGGGCCGTGCTGCTGCTGTGCGGCACCACCGCCGGCTTCCTCCTGCTGGACGTCCACAAGGTGTCCATCGCGATCCCGTCGATCGAACGCGCCCTGCACCCCGGCCCGGCGGGCATCCAGCTCATCCAGGCCGCCTACGTGTTCTGCTTCGCCGTCACCCTGGTCCCCGCCGGCCGCGTCGGCGACGCGGGCAGGCGGCTCGCCCTCACCTACGCGGGCACGTACCTCTACCTGGCCGCCGGCGTGCTGTGCGCCGTCGCGCCCACGGCCGGTTTCGTCATCGCGGGCCGCGCCCTGCTCGGCATCGCCGCCGGCCTGCTCATGCCGCAGGTGATGGGCATGGTGCAGCAGCTGTTCCCCGCGGCCGAGCGCGGCCGGGCGTTCGGCGTCTACGGCATGTGCGTCAGCCTGGTCACCGCACTCGGCCCCGGCCTCGGCGGCCTGCTCGTCACCACGCTCGGCTGGCGCGGCGTGTTCGTGGTGAACGTGCCGGTGGGCGTGGCCCTGCTCGTCGCCGCGCACGCCCTGCTGCCCGCGGTCGGCCGCGACCAGGGCGGCAGGCGCAGACCGGACGTCGACGTGGTGGGCCTGGCCTTCGGCGGCCTCGCCCTGGTCTGCCTGCTGACCCCGTTCATCTTCACCACCGGCCGCCCCGGCGACGTCGACGCCCGCTGGCTCGCCCTGGTCCCGGCGGTCGGGCTGGCCGCGCTGTTCGCGGCGCGCGGCCGCCGCCGCGTCGCCGCCGGCCGCTCCGGCGTGATCGACCCGGCCCTGCTGCGCATCCCGTCCTTCCGCAACGGCGTGCTCGTCTCCCTGACCTGGTTCGCCGCCGGACCGGGCATCGCCCTGGCGCTGACCCTGTACCTCCAGGAGGCCCGCGGCGTCACCCCGTTCCTGGCCGGTTTGCTGGTGCTGCCGTCGTCGGCGACCTCCGTGCTGGGCTCCTGGCTGGGCGGCCGGCACGTGGTGCGGTTGGGGCGCGTGCTGACCGGCACGGGGATGTTGCTGGTCCTGGCCTCCGCGCTGGGCACGGTGGCCCTGCTGCACAGCCCCCTGCCGACGGCGGCCGTGCTGGTCGGCATCCCGGCGCTGCAACTGGTGCAGGGCCTCGGCGGCGGGTTGGTGGTCTCCCCCAACCACTCCATGACGCTCGTGGACGTCCCGGCCGCGCAGGGCGGCGCGGCCGGGGCGATCGGGCAGCTCGGCCAGCGCATCAGCAACAGCGTGGGCGTCGCGACCGCGTCGACGGCGTACTACTCGACGATCTACGGGGTGGGGTTCACGCTGACCGACGCACCCGCCTCCCTGCACCGCGACGCGCTCGACCGCGCCACGGCCGTGGCGTGCCTGTTCCTGTGCGCGGCGGTCACCGTGGTGCTGGTGGACCTGCGCCGCCAGGTTCGCGGCCGGTCGCTCGGGCGGGCGGTGGTCGGGTCCTGA
- a CDS encoding DUF4291 family protein, whose product MAYRCGYARKPGQERVLAIDITREGFHWALAHSALSHFDRDVHGDRATWAAAVKRAPVRVQWDPERDLRFGPPAHRAIQVGLGGDAVRRYVEEWITAITDVTDLMRTAGGLVSANRDDEALALLPVERPYPLPGDVAAALGQNPVSEATGAGGSR is encoded by the coding sequence ATGGCCTACCGCTGCGGCTACGCCCGGAAGCCGGGTCAGGAAAGGGTGTTGGCCATCGACATCACCCGCGAGGGCTTCCACTGGGCCCTGGCGCACTCGGCGCTCAGCCACTTCGACCGCGACGTGCACGGCGACCGCGCCACGTGGGCGGCGGCGGTGAAGCGGGCCCCGGTGCGGGTGCAGTGGGACCCCGAGCGGGACCTGCGGTTCGGGCCGCCGGCGCACCGGGCGATCCAGGTCGGCCTGGGCGGGGACGCGGTGCGGCGCTACGTGGAGGAGTGGATCACCGCCATCACCGACGTCACCGACCTGATGCGGACCGCGGGCGGGCTGGTCTCGGCCAACCGCGACGACGAGGCGCTTGCCCTGCTGCCGGTGGAACGCCCGTACCCGCTGCCCGGGGACGTGGCGGCCGCGCTGGGGCAGAATCCGGTGTCCGAGGCGACCGGTGCGGGAGGTTCACGGTGA
- a CDS encoding YciI family protein, producing MKYLMLIYGNEQVWNSVDADGFARLVAEVDAFNAELRESGELVDSQGLESRPRAVRVVGGAPVVTDGPYLEAKEYVGSYFVVDVADEERALEIARSYPALRHSRGLGGGIEVWPLVDHDG from the coding sequence GTGAAGTACCTGATGCTGATCTACGGCAACGAGCAGGTGTGGAACAGCGTCGACGCGGACGGGTTCGCGCGGCTCGTCGCCGAGGTGGACGCGTTCAACGCGGAACTGCGCGAGTCGGGCGAACTGGTCGACTCCCAGGGCCTGGAGTCCCGGCCGCGGGCGGTGCGGGTGGTCGGGGGCGCGCCGGTGGTCACCGACGGGCCGTACCTGGAGGCCAAGGAGTACGTGGGCTCGTACTTCGTGGTCGACGTCGCCGACGAGGAGCGCGCGCTGGAGATCGCGCGGTCCTACCCGGCCCTGCGCCACAGCCGCGGCCTGGGCGGCGGCATCGAGGTGTGGCCCCTGGTGGACCATGACGGTTGA